One Glycine max cultivar Williams 82 chromosome 1, Glycine_max_v4.0, whole genome shotgun sequence genomic window, GATATAGTTCTCTTCCTATTTGACTCTGCGCATATCATACAACAAACGGTTGGTTTTGTGTAATACTTCGCATAAACTAGCTGGTGTTACCTCATACATCATAAGGGTAGTGTTAGCCATAGAAGTAAATTTCTTAGTTTGACTTTTACTTTGTAGTATTAACTTGTTTCAATCattaataagcaaaaaaaaaaaaaaaaaaactcataccaAACTTAGTTGTGCCTCAGCTGCAAGTTTCTGAAGAAGTTCTGGCTTTGCTGGAAGCCATTCAGTTGGTAATATTTGGATTgcgatattttttaaattgattttaaaacagTGGTTGATAAGATCAAGCATCCAACGCATGATATTTCATGAATTAGCAAGGGTGGCTATTACTCTACCTAGTCTCCATAGTTTTGATTCCAACTTGATTGCTCTTTATGAAAGTGAACTGAAATAAAGGATTGTCGGTGACCTTATTCTGTTTGTGATGAATTTAACCCACTTATTGACTCATTTTGATGGTTATGGTATAATATGAAAGCCACATTCTTGGACAGGATGTTAATCACTAGTTGTGAGTTGTGACAAATTTGGGATCCACTCATCCTTGCtctttcatttctctttttgcccggctaaaaaactatttttgaagTTACAGGTACATTAACCTTAATTTATGATCACCCCAACCAAAGAAGCATAAGTTACTCAACAGATTGCAATCACATTTACTAAAGCAATATGAACTTGCAAAATAATATTGGTAAGTTCTTATATGACACGATCAGGTCATAGTGGAAATTGTTTTTGCGCAAGTAGTTCATTTAAATAAAGTTCAacctttttcttaaataaataatattttttattaacaaatattaattgttaattttttattagtaggaAGAATTGAATTcatgacttttttttctctttttcttctctcttaacCACCCAATCCCAACTTATATCTCCATCTGATAAACAAATAGTGACATGACATAAATTACGTTGCAACATCATGGCCACTAGCTAGTGCGACGGTGACAACTCACCGTGAcggttttcaatttttcatcaaCCAAATTTTAGAGGTGCCTCAATTGAAGTTGGACAAGGAGAACCTTGACATGACACACATTGTCGCTTAGAAGGACCAATTGCTTTAGGTGTTCTGCAGAATTTTGAGCATGGTTGGAAAAAGTAAAGTCTAGGGAATCCTTTACCTATTGAACTTGGGAAAGAAACTGACATTTCTGTAGTATCATCACTAGTATCGGTTTCTAAAGACAAACAAACATGGAATGTTCCGTAATGGAAGGGCTATTTATGGCTTCCAAATATCCACAGAGCAACGCTGCGATTGAGGCAAGGACCCGATACTGAGACTCTGGCAGCTTCTATTATTCTTCATGGCGATGATGATCACCATTCACCACTAAGATCCCACATGGTGGTTGGTTGGCTCCACCGCGGTCTTGGAGGAGTTTTTGAGTTCGCTAAAGTGCTActcaacaaaattaataaactcgGGTGACTTAAgaaaaaagtgttcaaaaaCACGCGGAATAAAtgatgtattttatatttaaattatattatgaacCGATGACATTAAAAAGTGTATCTAAGATTAACCTTTATTTGTTAACAACTTtaacaattgaaaaaaatagagaagtgATATTCAGATCATTTAAACATGCAACGTAAGGCTTGTGCACCAGTCTAATGCTCTATTTATAGCACGTTAAGGATATCAAATTtctaatcaaatcaaaatcatttattGATAGTATCTTTTTGTTaagctatattattttttgttacctTTTATTGTTAACCATctaacaattaaaattgaaataataattgaccaaGTCAAACTTGTATCTAGCGGCCTTTTCAATCCAAATTTCAAATACTATTTTCTTTCAGCAAATCTTTcatactatttatattttaagcgctagcaaaaatataataatattttacctttttgaaatcaattaatcatttgatgatattaaattctctaatttaattcatcatcaaatattaaaataatttttttaacagagattaaaaTACTCAGTTTGTGTGTGATCCCGTAGATTCAATACTAAGTcggtaatatattaatcaaattaatatactaatcaagGTAAGCGTCTAGCAACACTCCTTATCGTTGAAGTAgcattttactttcaagaaccattagaagagtagtGTACTAATTTCTTCCATCTTTACCGCTctaggttaactctagagtataGTGTTATTGTTGAACTCTTCTGAGTTAACtcataatgacttaagaaactcatttcttctttcatttaatttttctgaccagaatataattttattcatagagctcgaactcattaccaagagttaatgaattccttcttgattaatcattaattctacaattatttaatcatatacAATATTCATTCAACAAGTACTCTAAAATATTAGGTGTCCAGAATCAAAATACAATAACCTGTTAATTACTATAACAATCTCAGGTCAAAGAAAACTATTATACCTCtttttgagaattttctattgacagtttgtgataaattttaatcattagaaaatttcaattaagtCAGTTTAATGATTACATCAACATTTGACTCAtctatatatacaaattaataaatgagatctattaatatttatctaataaatactatcacatatatattaatctatctgGATTATTAATAtcctatttataataaatctatGATCATgaatgatttaaattaaaattagaacaaacttgtttctcattatcataatctctattataataacaagtctttaattttaatcaaggacattatggaccatttaatcaaatagtgaaatataacaatgaaaataaaataatactttattattaaaattagaattgataatatatttgacatttttatattatgttgcATTGTATTTATTATGAGTCTTACCATATCAAactatttaaatgataaattaaaaaattgaagtgattaaatcaatttttttttcttttcaaaatcgaTCTAAATGAATTCACGAATACCTTGAGTCTCAAAGAACTGTGAGctgtgtttttaaaaataaaaaataaaaatctgtgAGCTATACTAACTGATATCAGCAAAATCACATGaatggattatttttttttaagtcatattttaaaACACAATCTATCCATattctgtaatttttttattcaaaatctaccaatttttgtaatgtttttaaaaaattaacccaTTGATGTGATTTTGCCAACggatatttttagattttaaccTATCGACCTAGGAGATCCATGCAAGGTCCCACTTAATATGAAGATGACTCTATTAACTCTCCTTACTTACCCATTACTCACCAATTACATTATGTAGCGTTCTGTCCCATACTCCCATGTCAAATTGTCAATTACCAAAAAAGGCTCCTTCAAATAGGCCTTAGGTAGTTAGGTGATAATTTTAGAGCAATCAACTTATTTCAAAGACATAACACACCAACTCTTACCTTTTAGCAAAAGGCCTAGAATTTGATATCGACTACAGTTTTAGTAAGAATAGTAAACATACCATTATCTTATGTTCTAGATAGAACctgattttttctttcataaatgCTATAGTTAATTATCtaataactttatttaataatttttcttcaatCTCTCAAACAATCTTGACATAGTAGTACTATTACACAGTGTTAAGAGATAAAAAGGTTCtagtaaaaaaagagagatagaaaggttaataaaaaagaaaaaaaatgtcaactaAGTTTTATTGCTCGTACATAAATGCACAACGGTGAATATCACTACCATACCGTGGAATATGGACATATAACATTGAAGTAAGTTAATTAATACTCAAATTCTAAAATGTAGAAGAATTACTTGTAGAGTGTGTTTGGGAGATgaggaaggagaaaaaaaaaatagaatgagtctcatactttttatattattctttaacttaaatatttttttctatttttattttttctatttttatcttctcaGCCAAGAATACTAGTAATCATCTCGTCCACTCACCATATGTAGTAGTTTTGAATTTAGTTGATGAataattctaatttttcttgcaatatttttcaattagttAATctcttaaaaagtgttttttttttgtattttaacaagTTAAATGTATCcacctttttatttaatagtaattttttaatttaatactcCCATTAAGAAGATAATCAAAATGTTATAAAATGACGTAACATAACGTGAATCATGATAAACCAAAACCGAATGTGACCAACCGACAGTCATTGAATTTGGTTTGCTATCTCGCAAACCAAGCACATGCAATGCAACTATATTTCATTTCTTACCTTCCTTCTGCTCCCCAAAATGACCATAACACTTTTTGACCCAACACCAACAGAAAACATTACCATTATCACACACGACCTATCTTAGATAAATGCCTCTTATTATCTTATCATCATATGCACagtgattaattattaatttcatggGATTGCGGTCTTACACTTATCATCCTTGCTTTTTATTCACTCAGTCTCAGTGGAAGAGGTTGCCCCTTTATGATGGGGTTATTCGTCTTTTAACCGTGGGTGCACGCTCATTCATTCTCTTGCTCGGTTTTGGGCTTGACCTTGCCCTGTCTCACAGCTCCCACATTCTCATTGCTGAGTGAGACTCAAATCTTACAtatttttaacacattttataattttgtattaattaaaatttatcaaaaactctaaaattatatataaaaaatattaactaacaGAAGACTcacttaattttatagttttttttttaaataaatttcggCTAAAGTGTGTCAAAAATAGTTGCTAACAtttctcaataataataaagaagagaaaaagagaagcgCAGCATTTGACATAATGATGATGTTTGATCAAAGGACATAGCTTTAGTAGCAGTGGCAGTAGAGACATGTACAGAGGATCGTCTGCTTGCTGTCTCTTCTTTCCCCTCCTTTTCGTGTGTGAGAGAGTTCAGTGTTATTCTCTGTTCTAACTTCACTTTTTGGCACCATTTATCATGCTtcactccttcttcttcttcttcttcttcttcaccctCCAACAGGCCAAGAAAGATAGCTCTTTTCTacggttatatatatatatatactcttggACACTTTTTGTTTGAGTTTGGAGACAATGATTGTGTGTTGACGCTCTTCCTTCGGTTTCAATTCACTTCTCCAACATCTACTACAGTATGGCCCTTTCCTTTcactgcttttctttttttcaattttctactGTTATGTTATGTTTATGGTTTGGTATTAAAgtgaactttattttatttttagaatattattaCTTAACATTTGCGCAGCAATTGCCATCCTTGTAATCACTTTACTCATATTCTGggtattattcataattttaccTTTTCCTTTTGCTAAGCTACAGATCTTAcaggatttttttttggaagtggGGGTGTTGGGAATCAAAATTgttactttttagtttttcagcAATCCCATTCCTAACTTTTAATTTCACTGTTGGGACACTTCCTTTCCAATAATGGTTTTTTGCAATTGCAGCAAGCTTGTAATTGGCATCGTAaagtttgatattttaaaaaattgtagataTCTGTTGTACGTGCCCTTTCTTACCTGCAATCAACAATTTGTTTTGTGAAATATTATCACATTCTGCCTCAATTGTGATTTTCCTCTGCTTATCTCAAAATTAGGAGGCAAACCATTATTGAATATAGTGTGACCTCAAAAATCACTGCAAAATTATGATATTTCTGCGCTGATTGAGAAGCTGAGCTAAATATACACTGATTAGTTGCAAATATAAGATTTAAAGTTCGTTCAATTACAAACAAAATGCATCATTGTGTCAAATGAATTCGATCTCTCTCTTGCAAATTAATTatctgtattttttatttttcttcttaatagTATTGCAGGGCTCTTCAGGATGGGACAAGAATTGGAGTTTGATCTGAATGACAAGTCTTCCGTGGGTCTCAGTTCCGATACTGTTCTTCCATCTCATCAATATTGCTTTAATGTGAAGAAAAGATGTAATAATGGGAAACCCACTGGGAAAGATGATTTTTTGAAACTCAAAGAGAACCTTGCTGATATCAATTTTGGTCGCTTCCGCAGTTCTTCACCAAAGGGCCTTCCCTGACTGGAAGGTAATATAGAAATAGAAATGAGACAAGGTTCCGTGTATCAGAGTTCAGAACAAGtcataaatataaagaaaattggcACCATTaggggaaggaaaaaaatagaaatttcatCTAGGAGTAGTGATGCCTCTTTTTCAGGTAGTGTTGTTGATTCTCTGTGTGGTTCAGATGATGAAAGTCTGGATGAGAGACCTTCAGTAATATCTCAGGACTCAAATTTAGGTTCAACATCTCCATCTGTTTCTGTTTCCTGGGTTAGTATGGAGAACAGCACTTCAAATGGCTATATTGAATTTTGCTTAAATTCAGATGTTTGGGATGAAAAATATGGTGCAGCAGAAGGGGTTGGTTCTATAAATACAGAAATCAGAAGTGACAAGGTTGCTGGTTCACCAATTGATGGTAATTTTCATCTTCAAAAAGAGACAGTTCGTGGATTACAAAAGCCACTCTCTGCTATGGTTGAAATCTCTCTCATGCCATCTCCATCAGAGAGTGACTGCTCACCAAGATCAAGTTCAAAAATCTCACTCACCTCTATCAGGAACAGGTTAAATTCATATACAAAGTCAAAATCTTTGAAAAGCCCAGTGAGTTGTGTTCTGGAAACTACTGAGGTCAAATTAAGCGGCACAAGAAACAGGGCTTATCAGAGATCTTTGCTGAATGACTTCTCTAACACAGCAAAGCATTCTGACATTATTTCTGAGTTTATCAATAGAGATATCCAGTTTTCAGGTCTATCATGTTCTCCTGTTCATCTTCATGGCAATCTCAAGTTGAAAAACAAACAAGGACTGCCATTTTTTGAGTTTAAGGTAAAGTGCCCCGAAGATGTCTTTGTGGTGAAGACATGGAAATCAGGCAATGCTTTCAATTGGGCGTATACCTTTCATTCAAtggataatagaaaaaaaagtacTGCCACTGACTTGGGATCCCATTGTTGTGACAAAGACTCATCAATGGTAGCACAGATGCTGGTTTCCTCTAATTCATGCTCGAAATTAGAAGGTGGAATGTTTGACAACTCTATGGTATCAGAATTTGTGCTGTATGATCTTACACACTCAAGCAAAAGTGTTTCTCCTGAAAAAAAGCGTTACAGCGACCAACACTGTTCTAAAACTCTAAAAGCTTCTCGTGTAGGAATGAAGGGCGAAACTTTCAGGCCAGATGAAGAGACTTTGTTCACTAAAAACAAGCTTCTATCAGGCAATGCAGATTTTGATAAATCAAATTCCTATCCTTTGTCATCCACAGAATTGCATTCAAACCCTGAAATGGCTGCCATTGTTTTGCAAATTCCATTTCGCAAGAGAGAAAGCTTGAAATACAAAAGAAGGGATAGAATAAATGCTGAAGAGCATTCAAAATTAAGTGATCTCTCTTTAGCTGTAGATCAGAGTAGAAAAAGCCTTCATGATAGGAAAGTCCTAGAACAGGTGAAGGTGGTGCTACCAACCGGAAGCCATGGTTTGCCAAGTGCTGAAAGCCAGGGTCCCTCATCATTACTTGATAGATGGAAACATGGTGGAGGTTGTGATTGTGGCGGCTGGGACATGGCCTGTCCCCTTATTCTTTTAGGTAATCCTACTATTCAATTTGCTGAAGGTCGAACTCATATGGAGGGATATCAAACACTGGAACTTTTCACTCAGGTAAAGCTTGAATCTCTCCAACTCTTTTGTGAaaggacttaaaatagatttagaaaaatagtcacgccttaagttttcttttcatttttttttgttgatttaaaTCTTCTGAATTTAActttttgcattttctcttcccaaATGAAGATATATGCATCTACAATAGGACAAAAAGCAAAATGATATTGACTCTAGTCTACATTGCACGATGAACTAATTCCATGAGACATGCATCTTCATAAGATGTCAAATACCGTTGTGATTCCAATTGGAGCCTTTTCTGTTTCATTCAGTGCCTCAGTTTTAACATGCTTCGTTTATGAGATTTTGATTGGTTTTTAGGGTACTTATCTCTCCTTCTGGTGCATAGGGAGCCAAAGAGAGAACTCCTACATTTGGCATGACAATGGTTGAAGAGGGGCAATATGCAGTTGATTTCCATGCAAACCTATCACCGTTACAAGCTTTCTCCATTTGTGTTGCTATTTTGCATGGCAACTCCTCCTTCAGTGGCACGGGGAAGGCAAAAAACCAACAGATATCTAGATGCAATTCATTGAAAATGCTTCTTGAGGAGGAGGTAGAGTTATTTATCAACTCAGTCACCAAAGAAGAGAATAAGAATGTGTCCAAGATTCAGAAGGGAATTTCTCGACCCTACGTGCTAAACCCACCTTTGTCTCCCATTGCACGAGTATAAAGGGTAGTTTACACTTGCCCAGCTTGCTGCAGTGATCCAAGTGAGATATTTGTGTCAGCTTTTGAGTCCTTAATTTAAGCCATTGCTATTGCTGGTTTGACCTTAAAGCTGGTAGCAAGTGCTACATTCTCTGCTTCTGGTTATTGGAACTGAGTCTGGGCTATTTATTACTCATGATAGTCAAAAGAATATATCTTGCCACACAGAATACCCTGCTTTCATGAAGAAAATGTGGAGTGCTTGCTGCTAATGTTAGAATCATACTTTGTAACACCAAATAGAACAGAATATTATTGTCCATATTTGAATGGGATAATTAGAGGGAAAGGTTATAGGAAATGATTTTATTCTGGATTTCAGTCCTTTCTATatgtaaacattaaaaaatgacaCTGGAAATCAACCCAgtaatttgtttaaaaacaacTTGCATTTGCCGGTAATCAAACCTCAGTGAACCTGGATTAACCAGAATACTAACGGAAATTCTGACTGATCTCTGTACATTATGGTTGTTCATGGAGATTTGAACTTTACATTACCCATTGATGATTTgatgaatataataaattaaagtgaaaaaacaaattgttcatattaatagtattattatacaattttaatagttgtaagttaataatatatattttaaaacaaaagatgatagaaaaagttagatatataaataacatattataaCTATTAAAGGctttacttgattttttttattaaaagtttaaaataatagtaCTATCTAATGCTGAATacctattaaataaaattgatattagTAAATATGCTGTTTGATTTGGGTTAGTTTAATTTTAGATATATTATCTAAAATCTAAAAACTGATTTGactcaatttatttttgaatagaCTTGAATTTGAGTGTCCTTAATCTAGGAGAATGTAACTTAAACTAATCATgatgaaaaaatttatcttataaattattcagtgttattaaatattattactaaatcatttaatttttaagtttaaatttataataatattattaatcaaaattaatcaattaactaATTGTATGGATGGCGTGTAATTTGAGTCTTGCAACGGCAGTCTACCTGGCTGCCGTGA contains:
- the LOC113001967 gene encoding uncharacterized protein isoform X2; this translates as MRQGSVYQSSEQVINIKKIGTIRGRKKIEISSRSSDASFSGSVVDSLCGSDDESLDERPSVISQDSNLGSTSPSVSVSWVSMENSTSNGYIEFCLNSDVWDEKYGAAEGVGSINTEIRSDKVAGSPIDGNFHLQKETVRGLQKPLSAMVEISLMPSPSESDCSPRSSSKISLTSIRNRLNSYTKSKSLKSPVSCVLETTEVKLSGTRNRAYQRSLLNDFSNTAKHSDIISEFINRDIQFSGLSCSPVHLHGNLKLKNKQGLPFFEFKVKCPEDVFVVKTWKSGNAFNWAYTFHSMDNRKKSTATDLGSHCCDKDSSMVAQMLVSSNSCSKLEGGMFDNSMVSEFVLYDLTHSSKSVSPEKKRYSDQHCSKTLKASRVGMKGETFRPDEETLFTKNKLLSGNADFDKSNSYPLSSTELHSNPEMAAIVLQIPFRKRESLKYKRRDRINAEEHSKLSDLSLAVDQSRKSLHDRKVLEQVKVVLPTGSHGLPSAESQGPSSLLDRWKHGGGCDCGGWDMACPLILLGNPTIQFAEGRTHMEGYQTLELFTQGTYLSFWCIGSQRENSYIWHDNG
- the LOC113001967 gene encoding uncharacterized protein isoform X1 produces the protein MRQGSVYQSSEQVINIKKIGTIRGRKKIEISSRSSDASFSGSVVDSLCGSDDESLDERPSVISQDSNLGSTSPSVSVSWVSMENSTSNGYIEFCLNSDVWDEKYGAAEGVGSINTEIRSDKVAGSPIDGNFHLQKETVRGLQKPLSAMVEISLMPSPSESDCSPRSSSKISLTSIRNRLNSYTKSKSLKSPVSCVLETTEVKLSGTRNRAYQRSLLNDFSNTAKHSDIISEFINRDIQFSGLSCSPVHLHGNLKLKNKQGLPFFEFKVKCPEDVFVVKTWKSGNAFNWAYTFHSMDNRKKSTATDLGSHCCDKDSSMVAQMLVSSNSCSKLEGGMFDNSMVSEFVLYDLTHSSKSVSPEKKRYSDQHCSKTLKASRVGMKGETFRPDEETLFTKNKLLSGNADFDKSNSYPLSSTELHSNPEMAAIVLQIPFRKRESLKYKRRDRINAEEHSKLSDLSLAVDQSRKSLHDRKVLEQVKVVLPTGSHGLPSAESQGPSSLLDRWKHGGGCDCGGWDMACPLILLGNPTIQFAEGRTHMEGYQTLELFTQGAKERTPTFGMTMVEEGQYAVDFHANLSPLQAFSICVAILHGNSSFSGTGKAKNQQISRCNSLKMLLEEEVELFINSVTKEENKNVSKIQKGISRPYVLNPPLSPIARV
- the LOC113001967 gene encoding uncharacterized protein isoform X3, producing MRQGSVYQSSEQVINIKKIGTIRGRKKIEISSRSSDASFSGSVVDSLCGSDDESLDERPSVISQDSNLGSTSPSVSVSWVSMENSTSNGYIEFCLNSDVWDEKYGAAEGVGSINTEIRSDKVAGSPIDGNFHLQKETVRGLQKPLSAMVEISLMPSPSESDCSPRSSSKISLTSIRNRLNSYTKSKSLKSPVSCVLETTEVKLSGTRNRAYQRSLLNDFSNTAKHSDIISEFINRDIQFSGLSCSPVHLHGNLKLKNKQGLPFFEFKVKCPEDVFVVKTWKSGNAFNWAYTFHSMDNRKKSTATDLGSHCCDKDSSMVAQMLVSSNSCSKLEGGMFDNSMVSEFVLYDLTHSSKSVSPEKKRYSDQHCSKTLKASRVGMKGETFRPDEETLFTKNKLLSGNADFDKSNSYPLSSTELHSNPEMAAIVLQIPFRKRESLKYKRRDRINAEEHSKLSDLSLAVDQSRKSLHDRKVLEQVKVVLPTGSHGLPSAESQGPSSLLDRWKHGGGCDCGGWDMACPLILLGNPTIQFAEGRTHMEGYQTLELFTQIYASTIGQKAK